The Aurantiacibacter arachoides genome window below encodes:
- a CDS encoding 3'(2'),5'-bisphosphate nucleotidase CysQ, which yields MTDAELAAHLADTAGRILIQVRDSGMFEGKALGTAGDQTANQFLVHALRQQRADDGLLSEESKDTAARLDTARCWIVDPVDGTREYGEARDDWAVHVGLAVDGRASVGAVALPGPGIVLRSDQPVAVPPAPDTLRMVVSRTRPAAQAVAVADRLGAELVPMGSAGAKAMAIVLGQADIYLHSGGQYEWDSCAPVAVALAHGLHCSRMDGSALVYNRQDTYMPDLLICRPEHADSVFAALAGLDK from the coding sequence TCCGGCATGTTCGAGGGCAAGGCGCTCGGCACGGCGGGCGATCAGACGGCGAACCAGTTCCTCGTCCACGCGCTGCGCCAGCAGCGGGCGGACGACGGGCTGCTCAGCGAAGAGAGCAAGGACACCGCCGCAAGGCTGGACACGGCGCGCTGCTGGATCGTCGATCCCGTCGACGGCACGCGCGAATACGGCGAGGCGCGCGATGACTGGGCGGTGCATGTCGGTCTGGCGGTGGATGGCCGGGCGAGCGTGGGCGCGGTCGCGCTGCCGGGGCCTGGCATCGTGCTGCGCTCCGACCAGCCCGTTGCCGTGCCGCCCGCGCCCGATACCCTGCGCATGGTGGTCAGCCGCACCCGCCCCGCCGCACAGGCCGTGGCCGTGGCCGACCGGCTGGGCGCGGAACTGGTGCCGATGGGCAGCGCCGGCGCTAAGGCGATGGCGATTGTCCTGGGCCAGGCGGACATCTACCTTCATTCCGGCGGGCAGTACGAATGGGATAGCTGCGCGCCCGTCGCCGTGGCCCTTGCGCACGGCCTGCATTGCAGTCGCATGGATGGCAGCGCGCTCGTCTACAACCGTCAGGATACCTACATGCCCGACCTGCTGATCTGCCGCCCCGAACACGCCGATTCGGTTTTCGCGGCCCTCGCCGGCCTAGACAAGTAA